In the genome of Maniola jurtina chromosome 3, ilManJurt1.1, whole genome shotgun sequence, one region contains:
- the LOC123881009 gene encoding serine/threonine-protein kinase 17A, translating to MSVLSGLSKADFKTASDGLLELSEERLRSIMRTEPITDVYHVEQTPFARGKFASVRKIRHLVSGEEYAAKFIRKRRRAADTTREIQHEVAVLALCADSARVVSLHEVYETRSEVAIVLELCAGGELQRLLDEEERLSEGAARRALRHVLEGLAHLHARRVAHLDLKPQNLLLSAAGEELLICDFGISRAIQPGAHVREILGTRDYVAPEILSYEPLTLAADIWSVGVLAYVLLSGYSPFAGDTKQETYLNIAQCQLSFPRDLFRGVSQRAIQFIRDTLVVDPKGRLTVEECLEHPWLKDESDIPTAIVGVGFGATDLASDDDTSDDLNGVNGHHGHNGVNGHNGSVNGVNGVGSVNGVNGCTNVNGVSVHSVNGVNGVNGHNSVSECNGTNGAHDDNESESRPASPAPSGDRVEREEEERDKPLKHAHARDVSPPFPDAPSTPKVSRKSHPHPPSVLALCKKFQPDYEKPATLTHAHAHADCACAAPCASLRVRAPHDRAVLC from the exons GGGCAAGTTCGCATCAGTCCGCAAAATCCGCCACCTGGTCTCCGGCGAGGAGTACGCGGCAAAGTTCATCCGCAAACGGAGACGCGCGGCGGACACCACGCGAGAGATCCAACACGAGGTTGCCGTGCTTGCCCTCTGTGCTGATAGCGCGCGGGTCGTGAGTTTACATGAG GTATATGAAACACGTTCAGAAGTTGCCATAGTGCTGGAGCTGTGTGCGGGAGGGGAGCTGCAGAGACTTCTAGACGAGGAGGAGAGGCTGTCCGAGGGCGCGGCGCGCCGGGCGCTCCGCCACGTGCTGGAGGGGCTGGCGCACCTGCACGCGCGCAGGGTGGCGCACCTGGACCTGAAGCCACAGAACCTGTTGCTGTCCGCGGCGGGGGAGGAGCTGCTTATATGCGACTTTGGGATCAGTCGGGCGATACAGCCTGGGGCGCACGTTCGAGAAATCTTGGGCACGAGAGACTATGTTG CACCAGAAATCCTCTCATACGAGCCACTCACCCTGGCGGCGGACATCTGGTCGGTGGGAGTGCTGGCCTACGTGCTGCTCAGCGGGTACTCCCCCTTCGCGGGCGACACCAAGCAGGAGACGTACCTGAACATCGCGCAGTGCCAGCTGTCGTTCCCGCGCGACCTCTTCCGAGGAGTCTCGCAACGTGCCATCCAGTTCATCAGAGATACCCTTGTGGTTGATCCCAA GGGTCGTCTTACAGTGGAAGAGTGCCTGGAGCACCCCTGGTTGAAAGACGAGTCAGACATCCCGACCGCCATCGTCGGCGTCGGCTTCGGCGCGACCGACCTCGCGAGCGACGACGACACGTCCGACGACCTCAACGGTGTCAACGGACACCACGGACACAACGGAGTCAACGGACACAACGGCTCAGTCAACGGTGTCAACGGAGTTGGGTCGGTCAACGGCGTCAACGGTTGCACAAACGTCAACGGAGTGAGCGTCCACAGTGTCAACGGAGTGAATGGAGTCAACGGACACAACAGCGTCAGTGAATGCAATGGCACCAATGGTGCGCACGATGATaatg AATCAGAGTCGCGCCCCGCGTCGCCCGCGCCCTCTGGGGACCGGGTGGAGAGGGAGGAGGAGGAGCGCGACAAGCCGCTAAAGCACGCGCACGCGAGAGATGTCTCTCCCCCTTTCCCTGATGCACCCTCCACACCCAAG gtGTCGCGCAAATCGCACCCGCACCCGCCGTCCGTGCTGGCGCTGTGCAAGAAGTTCCAGCCCGACTACGAGAAGCCGGCCACGCTgacgcacgcgcacgcgcacgcggaCTGCGCGTGCGCGGCGCCGTGCGCGTCGCTGCGCGTGCGCGCGCCGCACGACCGCGCCGTGCTGTGCTAG